Proteins encoded within one genomic window of Pedobacter africanus:
- a CDS encoding YicC/YloC family endoribonuclease, whose protein sequence is MTGYGLASADHENVKFAVEIKSLNSKFLELNLKLPKAFSDKELLLRNICSKELERGKVSVSINLEKGEEALKGATINAALLSKYYRQLENINVSLGANSNNLLQAVLNFPDVISYVEDEVSENDWNILFETFNKALANFNQFREMEGSVLKTDLELRIKNILDFFSQIEVLEPLRIPQIKNRLNQFLEENVGKVNVDQNRLEQELIYYIDKLDITEEKIRLKSHCDYFLESLKGKDANGKKLGFISQEIGREINTMGAKANDAQIQQLVVGMKEELEKIKEQLLNVL, encoded by the coding sequence ATGACAGGATACGGCCTGGCCTCTGCAGATCACGAGAATGTAAAATTTGCAGTGGAGATAAAATCCCTCAACAGTAAGTTTTTAGAACTCAATCTAAAGCTTCCAAAAGCCTTTTCAGACAAGGAACTGCTTTTGCGGAACATCTGCAGTAAAGAACTGGAACGCGGAAAGGTCAGTGTTTCCATTAACCTGGAAAAAGGTGAAGAGGCGCTTAAGGGGGCAACCATTAATGCAGCTCTGCTCAGCAAATATTACAGGCAGCTGGAAAACATTAATGTGAGTCTGGGCGCAAACTCAAATAACCTTTTGCAGGCGGTCCTGAATTTCCCGGATGTGATCAGCTATGTAGAGGATGAAGTGAGTGAAAACGACTGGAACATTCTTTTCGAGACTTTTAACAAGGCCCTGGCAAACTTTAACCAGTTCAGGGAGATGGAAGGTTCCGTATTGAAGACCGACCTGGAATTACGGATCAAAAACATACTTGACTTTTTCAGCCAGATCGAAGTATTGGAACCTCTCCGGATCCCCCAGATCAAAAACAGGCTGAACCAGTTTCTGGAAGAAAACGTGGGCAAAGTGAATGTAGACCAGAACCGCCTGGAACAGGAACTGATCTATTACATTGATAAACTGGACATTACTGAAGAAAAGATCCGCTTGAAAAGTCATTGCGATTATTTTCTCGAAAGCTTAAAAGGCAAAGATGCCAATGGGAAAAAACTTGGTTTCATCTCTCAGGAAATTGGCCGGGAGATCAATACTATGGGCGCAAAGGCCAATGATGCCCAGATACAGCAGCTGGTTGTTGGGATGAAGGAAGAACTGGAAAAGATTAAAGAACAATTGTTAAACGTATTGTAA
- the nadD gene encoding nicotinate (nicotinamide) nucleotide adenylyltransferase: MKTGLFFGSFNPIHTGHLIIASYMAGFTGLKEVWLVVSPHNPLKNKNGLSDMYDRLEMAKLATENADRIKVSDIEFSLPQPSYTVDTLAHLQEKYPGKEFALIMGADNLASFKKWKNYEVILKNYELYVYPRPGADISEWAGHPSIKITETPQMDISSTFIRKAIAEGKNVQYFVPDKVLSFIESKNMYH, encoded by the coding sequence ATGAAAACGGGACTCTTCTTTGGTTCATTTAACCCCATCCATACCGGTCATTTAATCATAGCCAGTTATATGGCTGGTTTTACCGGACTTAAAGAAGTATGGCTGGTGGTTTCGCCACACAACCCTTTAAAAAACAAAAACGGCCTTTCAGACATGTACGACAGGCTTGAAATGGCAAAACTGGCTACCGAAAATGCAGATCGGATTAAAGTAAGCGACATAGAGTTCAGTTTACCGCAACCCTCTTATACCGTTGATACCCTTGCACATTTACAGGAAAAATATCCGGGTAAAGAATTTGCCTTAATTATGGGGGCCGACAATCTTGCTTCCTTTAAAAAGTGGAAAAATTACGAGGTTATTTTAAAAAACTATGAGCTGTATGTTTACCCAAGGCCAGGAGCTGACATCAGTGAATGGGCCGGCCATCCCTCCATAAAGATCACCGAAACACCACAAATGGATATCTCCTCTACCTTTATCCGTAAAGCCATTGCTGAAGGCAAAAATGTACAGTATTTTGTTCCTGATAAAGTGCTTTCTTTTATAGAAAGCAAGAACATGTACCACTAG
- a CDS encoding TlpA disulfide reductase family protein, whose amino-acid sequence MNIKLILLTVMAPLAVTAQTPNFTISGKIGTLNKPAKIYIDYTSEGTGKTDSAVLVNGTFKFAGYVPGVAFARMTLSREGIKEKEIYGKGTGDVIYVNYGAENILIHSADSLYNAKWTGSKVHDEMLAFDKAVGPTVMSINHNANALLQSASPEQQKDTAYFKVLDKRVKALRALRGEKLLEFAKANPDSFFALQGLSESVSGYGTPAAVAEPIFSRLNEKLRLSYTGQTLYKLLSAHKVTAIGGNAPDFTQNDVNGKPVSLSAYKGKLVLVEFWASWCHPCREESPNLIKQYELYRDKGFEILSVSVDSDKGRWLEAIKKDGLTWTQVSDLKGWDNEARKLYGISGVPANFLVSKEGKIIGSHLRAEELNKKLAEVLK is encoded by the coding sequence ATGAACATAAAATTAATTCTATTGACCGTAATGGCCCCTTTGGCCGTTACGGCACAGACCCCCAATTTTACGATTAGTGGTAAAATCGGGACTTTAAACAAACCCGCTAAAATTTATATTGATTATACTTCTGAAGGGACAGGTAAAACAGACTCTGCAGTATTGGTAAACGGAACATTCAAATTTGCTGGTTATGTACCTGGCGTTGCTTTTGCCCGCATGACCTTGTCTCGCGAGGGTATTAAAGAAAAAGAAATCTATGGCAAAGGTACCGGCGATGTGATCTATGTAAATTATGGAGCTGAAAATATCCTGATCCATTCCGCGGATTCGCTTTACAATGCAAAATGGACAGGGTCTAAAGTGCATGATGAAATGCTTGCCTTTGACAAAGCGGTGGGGCCTACAGTGATGAGCATAAACCACAACGCTAATGCGCTGCTCCAAAGTGCATCCCCCGAGCAACAAAAAGACACTGCGTACTTTAAGGTGCTGGATAAAAGGGTAAAAGCGCTGCGGGCTTTACGTGGCGAGAAACTATTGGAATTTGCCAAAGCCAATCCTGATTCCTTCTTTGCTTTGCAAGGCTTGTCAGAATCTGTTAGCGGTTATGGAACCCCTGCTGCTGTTGCTGAACCTATATTTAGCAGGTTAAATGAAAAATTGCGTTTATCGTATACTGGTCAGACTTTGTATAAACTGTTATCAGCACATAAAGTCACTGCAATTGGCGGGAATGCCCCGGACTTTACACAAAACGATGTAAACGGCAAGCCCGTTTCGCTTTCAGCATATAAAGGCAAACTGGTTTTGGTTGAATTCTGGGCCAGCTGGTGCCATCCCTGCCGTGAAGAAAGCCCCAATCTGATTAAACAATATGAACTTTATAGAGACAAGGGTTTTGAGATTCTTTCTGTGTCAGTAGATAGTGACAAAGGCCGGTGGCTGGAAGCCATTAAAAAAGACGGACTAACCTGGACACAGGTGTCTGATCTTAAGGGCTGGGATAATGAAGCCCGGAAACTTTATGGCATATCTGGCGTTCCTGCAAATTTCCTGGTTAGTAAGGAAGGAAAGATCATCGGATCTCATTTGAGGGCTGAAGAGCTGAATAAAAAATTAGCCGAAGTACTTAAATAA
- a CDS encoding peptide chain release factor 3 → MINPEIEKRKTFAIISHPDAGKTTLTEKFLLFGGAINTAGAVKRNKANQSNTSDFMEIEKQRGISVATSVMGFEYSGKRINILDTPGHKDFAEDTYRTLSAVDSVILVVDCVKGVEEQTEKLMSVCRMRNTPVIIFINKMDREGKDAFDLLDEIENKLNISLCPLSWPIGQGHTFKGVYSIYNNHLNLFEPDKTKISEPVIEVSDLNDDNLTKFLKPKELEGLKGDLELVDGVYGQLDKSMYIEGLLAPVFFGSAINNFGIKELLDTFINIAPSPKGREAEQREVAAGEKNFSGFVFKIHANLDPKHRDRIAFLRICSGKFERNKFYYHTRQDKKLKFSNPMDFMANEKSIVEEAWPGDVVGLYDSGNFKIGDTLTEGEKLQFKGIPSFSPEIFKELENRDPLKTKQLEKGIQQLTEEGVAQLFTMQPGNRKVVGAVGELQFEVIAFRLEHEYGAKAAFRMLSYTRSNWVTSKDRSKLAEFLKRKQQHIGEDKDGNPVYLADNEFMINMTMRDYPDIEFHKTSEFK, encoded by the coding sequence ATGATTAACCCAGAAATAGAAAAACGAAAAACATTCGCCATCATCAGTCACCCCGATGCCGGAAAAACCACCCTGACAGAAAAATTCCTGCTTTTTGGTGGTGCCATTAACACCGCGGGCGCCGTAAAACGCAATAAGGCCAATCAAAGCAACACCTCCGATTTTATGGAGATTGAGAAACAGCGTGGAATATCGGTGGCAACTTCTGTGATGGGCTTTGAATACAGCGGCAAGCGGATCAATATCCTGGATACCCCAGGCCACAAAGATTTCGCAGAAGACACTTATCGCACCCTATCGGCAGTAGATAGCGTAATTCTGGTGGTCGACTGCGTAAAGGGTGTAGAGGAACAGACCGAAAAGCTCATGTCGGTATGCCGTATGCGCAATACCCCGGTTATCATTTTCATCAATAAGATGGACCGTGAGGGTAAGGATGCCTTTGACCTGCTGGATGAAATCGAAAATAAGCTGAACATCAGCCTTTGCCCCCTTTCCTGGCCAATTGGTCAAGGCCATACCTTTAAGGGCGTATACAGTATTTACAATAACCACCTGAACCTTTTTGAGCCGGATAAAACAAAGATCAGCGAACCGGTAATTGAGGTCAGTGATCTGAACGACGATAACCTCACTAAATTTTTAAAACCTAAAGAGCTTGAAGGCTTAAAGGGAGACCTGGAACTTGTAGATGGGGTATATGGCCAGCTCGATAAAAGCATGTACATTGAGGGATTACTGGCCCCGGTATTTTTTGGCAGTGCCATCAACAATTTCGGGATCAAAGAACTGCTGGATACCTTTATCAATATTGCGCCAAGCCCGAAAGGCCGTGAAGCAGAGCAGCGCGAAGTGGCTGCGGGAGAAAAGAACTTCTCCGGCTTTGTATTTAAAATTCATGCCAACCTGGATCCTAAGCACCGTGACAGGATTGCTTTTCTGCGCATCTGCTCAGGCAAATTTGAACGCAATAAATTTTATTACCATACCCGCCAGGACAAGAAACTGAAATTCTCCAACCCTATGGACTTTATGGCCAACGAGAAAAGTATTGTTGAAGAAGCCTGGCCAGGAGATGTGGTTGGCCTGTACGACAGCGGGAACTTCAAAATTGGCGACACCTTAACTGAAGGAGAAAAACTTCAGTTTAAGGGCATTCCGAGCTTCTCTCCGGAGATTTTTAAGGAACTGGAGAACAGAGACCCCCTAAAAACCAAACAGCTGGAAAAAGGCATACAACAGCTTACAGAAGAAGGCGTGGCGCAATTGTTCACCATGCAGCCCGGAAACCGCAAGGTGGTAGGTGCCGTGGGCGAACTTCAGTTCGAGGTAATTGCCTTCCGCCTGGAGCATGAATATGGGGCCAAAGCGGCTTTCAGGATGCTGAGCTATACCCGCTCCAACTGGGTAACTTCAAAAGACAGGAGTAAGCTTGCCGAGTTCCTGAAACGCAAACAGCAGCATATTGGTGAGGATAAAGACGGGAACCCGGTTTACCTGGCAGACAATGAGTTCATGATCAACATGACCATGCGGGACTACCCGGATATTGAGTTCCACAAAACATCAGAGTTTAAATAA
- a CDS encoding DUF6600 domain-containing protein — translation MKNMIKLPAIVLGLMLMLTGTAQKVMAQQDDVSLQSFYDELSPYGTWIQDPQYGYVWRPDVEQGDFRPYYTNGRWVMTEYGNTWVSNYDWGWAPFHYGRWVYNRFNQWIWIPDTVWGPAWVSWRSGGGYYGWAPMGPGMNININFNIPDLWWVFVPQRNIYYDSFPRYYSRRNVVIINRTTIINNTYVHNRRSYYTGPRADDIRRDTRQDVRVYNVNNTGRPSRSNISGNSVNIYTPRPSRGNSNANAAPREAIRGEGYTTMRDRDRSNSNNGVSSSRPSRGDSQGNISNGRENSFPSSGGDRTGIVPPTRGERPSYENNGRPSRVGTPDNNGSSRTERPAQTRETSPVQRPERMQQPPQQREERRVETPREYQPQREAPAQREYQRPQRQESRPQPQPQAQPQYQRPERTQQSAPPSRGVESRGGRGEGGSSGSRPTRGGGR, via the coding sequence ATGAAAAACATGATCAAATTACCGGCTATTGTACTTGGGCTTATGCTCATGTTAACCGGTACAGCACAAAAGGTTATGGCTCAGCAAGACGATGTTTCCTTACAATCATTTTATGATGAGCTGTCTCCTTATGGCACCTGGATCCAGGACCCACAGTACGGGTATGTTTGGAGGCCAGATGTAGAACAAGGCGACTTCAGGCCTTATTACACCAACGGACGCTGGGTAATGACTGAATATGGTAACACCTGGGTGTCTAACTACGATTGGGGATGGGCCCCTTTCCATTACGGAAGATGGGTGTATAATCGTTTCAACCAATGGATATGGATTCCGGATACCGTTTGGGGACCAGCATGGGTAAGCTGGAGAAGTGGTGGCGGATACTATGGCTGGGCACCAATGGGCCCCGGCATGAACATCAACATCAATTTTAACATCCCTGACCTTTGGTGGGTGTTTGTTCCGCAGAGAAACATCTACTATGATAGTTTTCCGAGGTATTACTCGCGCAGGAACGTGGTGATCATTAACCGTACCACCATCATCAATAATACCTATGTTCACAACAGGCGAAGCTATTATACCGGCCCAAGGGCTGATGACATCAGAAGGGATACCCGCCAGGATGTACGTGTTTATAATGTAAACAATACCGGCAGACCAAGCAGGAGTAACATCAGTGGCAATAGTGTTAACATCTATACGCCAAGGCCAAGCAGGGGGAACTCCAATGCCAATGCGGCTCCCAGAGAAGCCATCAGAGGCGAAGGGTATACCACAATGCGTGACCGTGACCGCAGCAACAGCAATAATGGAGTATCTTCTTCGCGGCCTTCAAGAGGCGACAGCCAGGGCAACATCAGCAATGGACGTGAAAATAGTTTTCCTTCCAGCGGCGGAGATAGAACAGGCATAGTACCTCCAACAAGAGGAGAAAGACCGTCATACGAAAACAATGGCCGGCCTTCGAGGGTGGGGACACCGGACAACAACGGTTCTTCCCGTACAGAACGGCCGGCCCAGACAAGGGAAACATCGCCTGTGCAAAGACCAGAGCGGATGCAGCAGCCACCGCAGCAGAGAGAAGAACGCAGGGTTGAAACCCCACGCGAGTACCAGCCACAACGAGAAGCTCCTGCACAACGTGAATACCAACGCCCTCAGCGCCAGGAAAGCAGGCCACAGCCGCAACCACAGGCTCAGCCTCAATACCAAAGGCCTGAGCGTACGCAGCAATCAGCCCCGCCTTCCAGGGGAGTTGAAAGCCGCGGCGGAAGAGGCGAAGGCGGTTCATCCGGATCGCGGCCAACCCGGGGCGGAGGAAGGTAA
- the gmk gene encoding guanylate kinase, translating to MKQGKLIIFSAPSGAGKTTIVKHLLTKFPSLSFSISATTRQLRGDEMNEKDYYFISKEDFLHKVAHQEFVEFEEVYSGTFYGTLRSEIQRIWDQDKHVIFDIDVEGGLRLKRKYEKDALAIFVQPPSLEVLKERLTGRGTDSPEKLQERFVKAEKELGYADKFDVILKNFDLQTACLEAEKLVGDFINA from the coding sequence ATGAAACAAGGTAAACTCATTATATTTTCTGCACCTTCAGGAGCAGGTAAAACCACCATCGTTAAACATTTACTTACGAAATTCCCTTCGCTGAGCTTTTCCATCTCTGCCACTACACGCCAGCTGCGTGGTGATGAAATGAATGAAAAGGATTATTATTTTATCAGCAAAGAAGACTTTTTACATAAAGTTGCGCACCAGGAATTTGTAGAATTTGAAGAGGTGTACAGCGGAACATTTTACGGTACTTTAAGGTCGGAAATCCAACGCATCTGGGATCAGGATAAACATGTTATCTTTGATATTGATGTAGAAGGCGGCCTGCGCCTGAAACGTAAATATGAAAAAGATGCCCTGGCCATCTTTGTGCAACCGCCATCATTGGAAGTACTCAAAGAACGCCTGACGGGCAGAGGCACCGATAGCCCCGAAAAATTACAGGAACGTTTTGTGAAAGCCGAAAAAGAATTGGGCTATGCAGATAAATTTGACGTGATCCTTAAGAATTTTGACCTGCAAACCGCCTGCCTGGAAGCAGAAAAGTTGGTTGGAGATTTTATAAACGCATGA
- a CDS encoding SAM-dependent methyltransferase — MTKGTLFLIPVPLAENAAQKSFTSFLGDTINSISTYIVENEKTARKFLKEAGLKIQQSELLVHDYGKHKRGNSMVPYFKELMTGKDVGLMSEAGCPGIADPGAEIVAEAHKRGIRVVPLVGPSSILLALMASGFNGQSFTFHGYLPIDKVERAKRIKELEQLSQKSRQTQLFIETPFRNNQLFEDILKNASGNTQLCVACNLTAEDEFVKTLPVGAWRKERLDLHKKPTIFLLYKGS; from the coding sequence ATGACAAAAGGCACTTTATTTCTTATTCCTGTTCCCCTGGCAGAAAATGCAGCTCAAAAATCTTTTACCTCTTTTCTGGGCGATACGATAAATTCCATTTCTACCTATATTGTTGAAAACGAGAAAACAGCACGTAAGTTTTTAAAGGAGGCCGGGCTTAAAATTCAGCAGAGCGAGCTGCTTGTGCATGACTATGGGAAACATAAGCGCGGAAATTCTATGGTGCCTTATTTTAAGGAACTGATGACGGGAAAGGATGTTGGCCTGATGAGCGAGGCAGGATGCCCAGGTATTGCTGACCCAGGAGCGGAAATTGTTGCCGAAGCGCATAAAAGAGGGATCAGGGTGGTGCCCCTGGTTGGACCAAGCTCCATTTTGCTGGCGCTGATGGCCTCTGGCTTTAACGGACAGAGTTTTACCTTCCATGGCTATCTGCCCATAGATAAGGTAGAACGGGCCAAGCGGATTAAGGAGCTGGAACAGCTGTCGCAGAAGAGCCGGCAAACCCAGCTCTTTATAGAAACGCCTTTTCGCAACAATCAGCTTTTTGAAGATATACTCAAAAATGCTTCGGGAAATACACAGCTCTGTGTAGCTTGTAACCTGACTGCCGAAGATGAGTTTGTAAAAACCTTACCGGTAGGGGCATGGCGCAAAGAGCGTTTGGATTTGCATAAAAAACCAACTATATTTTTATTGTATAAAGGAAGCTAG
- a CDS encoding RagB/SusD family nutrient uptake outer membrane protein yields the protein MKKIFIYALLMAGLFMPFGCKKQLDKLPDNAKVEGNAITDQPSAIVALNGVYFRFANASNTRTDWSVNQIMGGRFSGYLVDATGNGGANDEINAFDNTGYISQWGRYYSLVNAANGVIGAVEGLADNKFVAGKKQQILGEARFLRAYGHFKLLSYFGQWFDVNSAYGVIIQDQFITLTNKDKARGTVKECYDFILTDIDYAIANAPVTGPNVYAGKWTAMALKMRVLLSRGQGDDYAQTVTLANSIINEGPYALEPNLRDLFYTKGLASTEVMLGIKPQANQDQVYENMSGNFIGRSFIYGANQNLINLYNNDPRKAWIIGTQYRTSAFNYFIKFVQPTRISTVVSETAYAFRLTEVYLMQAEAMVRSGGALAPAKTRLKEVLSKSGLTDFTAVDAANTTDELLRQIYLEYVRNMVGEDGIEWMALLRLPFAMVQQLRPTITNKIQYILPIPKAEFLQNPKTGEQNPGYSR from the coding sequence ATGAAGAAGATATTTATATATGCGTTACTAATGGCCGGACTTTTTATGCCTTTTGGATGTAAAAAACAGCTGGACAAGCTTCCGGATAATGCAAAAGTAGAAGGGAATGCCATTACAGACCAGCCTTCGGCAATTGTAGCACTAAACGGGGTTTACTTTCGCTTTGCAAATGCCAGCAATACCCGCACAGATTGGTCTGTTAACCAGATCATGGGCGGCAGATTTAGTGGATACCTGGTTGATGCTACCGGTAACGGGGGCGCTAATGACGAGATCAATGCCTTTGACAATACCGGTTATATCTCGCAATGGGGGCGCTACTATAGCCTGGTGAATGCTGCAAACGGCGTGATTGGTGCGGTAGAGGGCCTTGCCGATAACAAATTTGTGGCCGGAAAAAAACAACAAATATTGGGTGAAGCCAGGTTCCTTAGGGCCTATGGGCATTTTAAGCTGCTGAGCTATTTTGGACAGTGGTTTGACGTCAATAGCGCCTATGGGGTAATTATTCAGGACCAGTTCATTACATTGACCAATAAAGACAAAGCGAGAGGGACTGTTAAGGAATGCTATGATTTTATCCTTACAGATATAGATTATGCCATTGCCAATGCACCGGTTACCGGCCCGAATGTATATGCCGGTAAGTGGACCGCAATGGCCTTGAAAATGCGGGTACTGCTTAGCCGCGGGCAGGGCGATGACTACGCTCAAACCGTAACTTTAGCCAACAGCATTATTAATGAAGGACCGTATGCTCTGGAACCTAACCTCAGGGACCTGTTCTATACAAAGGGGCTTGCCAGTACGGAGGTGATGCTGGGCATTAAGCCACAGGCCAACCAGGACCAGGTTTATGAGAACATGAGTGGTAATTTTATCGGTCGCTCCTTTATCTATGGTGCCAATCAAAACCTGATTAATTTATACAACAACGACCCGCGCAAAGCCTGGATCATTGGTACTCAATACAGAACCAGTGCCTTCAATTATTTTATCAAATTTGTACAGCCAACCCGGATATCTACAGTTGTATCTGAAACCGCTTATGCATTCCGTTTGACCGAAGTGTATCTGATGCAGGCAGAAGCCATGGTGCGTTCTGGCGGAGCACTTGCGCCGGCTAAAACCAGGCTCAAGGAAGTATTGAGCAAATCTGGCCTAACTGATTTTACGGCGGTAGATGCTGCGAACACGACCGATGAGCTGCTGAGACAAATTTATCTGGAATATGTGAGGAACATGGTAGGCGAGGATGGTATAGAGTGGATGGCTTTATTGCGCTTGCCATTTGCCATGGTACAACAACTGAGGCCAACCATCACCAATAAAATTCAATATATACTACCGATACCTAAAGCCGAGTTTTTGCAAAACCCAAAAACAGGTGAACAGAACCCAGGTTACAGCAGATAA
- the rnc gene encoding ribonuclease III, whose amino-acid sequence MPLFDLYKLYLSSDKDFIRKLKNILGFVPGNATLYKMAFRHRSVAKVLKNGSRSSNERLEFLGDAVLGSVIAELLFKSYLYKEEGFLTEMRSKIVNRANLNQLARKMGFDQLIVFDHKAVNVQTKHHSMLGDAFEALIGAIYLDKGYNFTREFLLKRIVKPYIDIHTLELTETNFKSKLIEWCQRHGKDITFDMMENEEGESAKLFTIRAMIEGESYGIGRDYNKKNAEKLAAEKACEALSI is encoded by the coding sequence ATGCCATTATTTGACCTGTATAAGCTTTATCTTTCATCTGATAAGGATTTTATAAGAAAGTTGAAAAACATTTTAGGCTTTGTGCCGGGAAATGCTACTTTATATAAAATGGCGTTCAGGCACAGGTCTGTTGCAAAAGTCTTAAAGAATGGAAGCAGGAGCAGCAATGAGCGGCTCGAATTTTTAGGCGACGCCGTTCTTGGCTCAGTCATCGCCGAACTGCTGTTCAAGAGTTACCTCTACAAAGAAGAAGGTTTTTTGACAGAAATGCGCTCTAAAATTGTAAACAGGGCCAACCTGAACCAGCTTGCCCGGAAAATGGGTTTCGATCAGTTAATCGTATTCGATCACAAAGCAGTAAATGTGCAAACCAAGCACCATTCTATGCTTGGAGATGCCTTTGAGGCCTTAATTGGGGCAATATACCTGGACAAGGGGTATAACTTTACCCGGGAATTCCTGCTCAAAAGAATTGTTAAGCCTTATATCGACATCCATACTCTCGAACTTACAGAAACCAATTTCAAAAGTAAACTGATTGAATGGTGCCAGCGCCATGGCAAAGACATTACCTTTGATATGATGGAGAATGAAGAAGGTGAAAGTGCCAAATTATTTACCATCCGGGCCATGATTGAGGGCGAAAGCTACGGGATAGGCCGAGATTACAATAAAAAAAATGCAGAAAAGCTGGCTGCCGAAAAGGCATGTGAGGCGCTTTCTATCTGA